A window of Myxococcales bacterium contains these coding sequences:
- a CDS encoding creatininase family protein: MKLFDDDSFASAALARGVPAFVLVNPIEYHGPHLSLRNDHLVSMGLAKDLHAFLRARSGERDDGLFPFLPTRDLDVGVEPASGPGSVPVSFDAVKAKVLSACRELRRLGAHKVVFVTFHGSPLHTTALEAGVSWLREHGIVAFSPMSLLLHELVDVDPRKYARAYEPVADEHLRARLAAGMEDDFHAGFFETSLALHYAPESVRAFYTEVPDCPPFAPPRVVSAALRLVEGFGFSRAAKELSLVARGAAWMGLRPFPGYTSAPRHANAASGRVFAGMLIDLFGAAAEDVLSGGIEPPRPPLGWLAYVTLFGRIGVHAAPSDMLHFPTNDGPAGFVAEGAHGAPA, translated from the coding sequence GTGAAGCTCTTCGACGACGACTCGTTCGCCTCGGCCGCCCTCGCGCGTGGGGTGCCGGCGTTCGTCCTCGTGAACCCTATCGAGTACCACGGGCCGCACCTCTCGCTCCGGAACGACCACCTCGTGTCGATGGGGCTCGCGAAGGATCTCCACGCGTTCCTCCGCGCGCGCTCCGGCGAACGGGACGACGGCCTCTTTCCCTTCTTGCCCACGCGGGACCTCGACGTCGGCGTCGAGCCGGCGTCCGGGCCCGGCAGCGTGCCCGTCTCCTTCGACGCCGTGAAGGCGAAGGTGCTGTCGGCGTGCCGCGAGCTCCGGCGGCTCGGCGCCCACAAGGTCGTCTTCGTGACGTTCCACGGGAGCCCCCTCCACACGACCGCCCTCGAGGCCGGCGTGTCGTGGCTCCGTGAGCACGGCATCGTGGCGTTCTCGCCCATGAGCCTCTTGCTCCACGAGCTCGTCGACGTCGACCCTCGCAAGTACGCCCGCGCGTACGAGCCGGTCGCCGACGAGCACCTTCGGGCGCGCCTCGCCGCGGGCATGGAAGACGACTTTCACGCGGGCTTCTTCGAGACGAGCCTCGCGCTCCACTACGCGCCCGAGTCGGTCCGTGCCTTCTACACAGAAGTGCCGGACTGTCCGCCCTTCGCGCCCCCGAGGGTCGTGTCGGCGGCGCTTCGCCTCGTCGAGGGCTTCGGCTTCTCGCGCGCGGCGAAGGAGCTCTCGCTCGTGGCGCGGGGGGCGGCGTGGATGGGGCTCCGCCCTTTCCCCGGGTACACGAGCGCGCCGCGCCACGCGAACGCCGCTTCCGGCCGCGTGTTCGCGGGCATGTTGATCGACCTCTTCGGCGCGGCCGCGGAGGACGTCCTCTCCGGTGGCATCGAGCCGCCGAGACCGCCGCTCGGTTGGCTCGCGTACGTGACGCTCTTCGGTCGGATCGGCGTGCACGCGGCGCCCTCCGACATGCTCCATTTCCCGACGAACGATGGCCCAGCGGGCTTCGTCGCCGAGGGGGCGCATGGCGCTCCGGCCTGA
- a CDS encoding 3'-5' exoribonuclease yields the protein MVDTFFAADVETDGPVPGSFSMLSLGLVVAGTFDGRSFRPATGPERSFAVELRPISDRFDPEALRVSGLSRERLAAEGRDPREAMTALAAWVAAEAGETTPVLCAYPLGFDWSFLTYYFYEFAKMSPFSYSRGFCVKTAVALRTEVPIGEAGRGKLPSHLRPSLPHTHAALDDARSLAELIARLFAAHDGALP from the coding sequence ATGGTCGACACCTTCTTCGCCGCCGACGTCGAAACCGACGGCCCCGTCCCTGGATCGTTCTCGATGCTGTCGCTCGGCCTCGTCGTCGCGGGTACGTTCGACGGGCGTTCGTTCCGGCCCGCGACGGGCCCCGAGCGGTCGTTCGCGGTCGAGCTCCGTCCCATCTCGGACAGGTTCGACCCCGAGGCTCTACGGGTTTCGGGGCTGTCGCGCGAACGGCTCGCGGCCGAGGGGCGCGACCCGAGAGAGGCGATGACCGCGCTCGCGGCGTGGGTCGCGGCCGAGGCCGGCGAGACGACCCCCGTGCTCTGCGCCTACCCCCTCGGCTTCGACTGGTCGTTTTTGACTTACTATTTCTACGAATTCGCGAAAATGTCCCCTTTTTCGTACTCGCGAGGCTTCTGCGTGAAGACCGCCGTGGCGCTCCGGACCGAGGTCCCGATCGGCGAGGCGGGGAGGGGCAAGCTCCCCTCGCACCTTCGCCCCTCGTTGCCCCACACGCACGCCGCCCTCGACGACGCTCGCTCGCTCGCCGAGCTCATCGCTCGGCTCTTCGCGGCCCACGACGGAGCCCTCCCATGA
- a CDS encoding GGDEF domain-containing protein has product MLPHSLEETVRVVSIAPHVRKTFELLPEPVRLDAHLPKERTPRAHVATQLVKLGLLGCGVRLGDVTVSGEGRATIVLSRGGKSISLADDVDPADVRALVPWILGGLFDARDTAHVLERLAFQSSALATLRTLTSAMLSAGDPDTALTLFLAGVTSGHGLGLHRAVLFARDADGTLRGTHAVGPDDEAEAHRVWEALEIEDVGLDRLVEDIARGAYDRRLETRARGIVLPESGEVSALLAGDGPARYTRPPESPALALLGGRGGFVLAPLRTRDGVVGVVYADNLFPGARISDDAFATLPLYVGQTMLVWENLALFARVDALSRVDPLTGLANRRELDVRFEAERSRAERRGSSLSLLVLDVDHFKRVNDERGHAEGDTLLRALGEILRGSSRPHDVAARYGGDELVLLLPDCGPEEAAAAAGRIGKLAKEKGISLSIGGASFPSGDAPQATDLFRSADSELYRAKRSGRGLAFVAGARVTYD; this is encoded by the coding sequence ATGTTGCCCCACTCCCTCGAAGAGACCGTACGGGTCGTGTCGATCGCCCCGCACGTGCGAAAGACCTTCGAGCTACTGCCGGAGCCCGTCCGTCTCGACGCCCACCTCCCGAAGGAGCGTACGCCCCGAGCCCACGTCGCGACCCAGCTCGTGAAGCTCGGGTTGCTCGGGTGCGGCGTCCGCCTCGGCGACGTCACCGTCTCGGGCGAGGGCCGCGCGACGATCGTGCTCTCGCGAGGCGGAAAGAGCATCTCGCTCGCGGACGACGTGGATCCCGCCGACGTACGCGCGCTCGTGCCTTGGATCCTCGGTGGGCTCTTCGACGCACGCGACACGGCCCACGTGCTCGAGCGCCTCGCGTTCCAGTCGTCGGCCTTGGCTACCCTGCGCACGCTCACGAGCGCCATGCTGTCGGCCGGAGATCCCGACACGGCGCTCACCTTGTTCTTGGCCGGGGTCACGTCCGGGCACGGCCTCGGTCTTCATCGCGCCGTCCTCTTCGCGCGGGACGCCGACGGTACGCTCCGTGGGACCCACGCGGTGGGACCCGACGACGAGGCCGAGGCGCACCGCGTGTGGGAGGCCCTCGAGATCGAGGACGTGGGCCTCGATCGGCTCGTCGAGGACATCGCCCGTGGGGCGTACGACCGCCGCCTCGAGACGCGCGCGCGAGGCATCGTGCTGCCTGAGTCGGGCGAGGTGTCCGCGCTGCTCGCAGGCGACGGCCCCGCGCGCTACACGCGCCCGCCCGAGAGCCCTGCGCTCGCCCTCCTCGGCGGCCGAGGGGGGTTCGTGCTCGCCCCGCTCCGCACGCGCGACGGGGTCGTCGGGGTGGTCTACGCCGACAACCTCTTCCCCGGAGCGCGGATCTCCGACGACGCCTTCGCGACGCTTCCTCTCTACGTCGGGCAGACCATGCTCGTGTGGGAGAACCTCGCGCTCTTCGCCAGGGTCGACGCCCTCTCTCGCGTCGACCCGCTCACGGGGCTCGCGAACCGCCGGGAGCTCGACGTGCGCTTCGAGGCCGAACGATCTCGGGCCGAGCGGCGCGGCTCCTCCCTCTCGCTGCTCGTGCTCGACGTCGACCACTTCAAGCGTGTGAACGACGAGCGCGGTCACGCCGAGGGCGACACGCTCCTCCGCGCGCTCGGAGAGATCCTCCGAGGCTCGAGCCGGCCGCACGACGTGGCCGCGCGCTACGGCGGCGACGAGCTCGTGTTGCTCCTCCCGGACTGCGGCCCCGAGGAGGCCGCAGCCGCCGCAGGCCGCATCGGTAAACTTGCGAAAGAAAAGGGTATTTCCCTGAGCATCGGAGGCGCGAGCTTCCCCTCGGGCGACGCCCCGCAGGCCACCGATCTCTTCCGCTCCGCCGACTCCGAGCTCTACCGCGCCAAGCGGAGCGGCCGAGGGCTCGCCTTCGTCGCGGGCGCGCGGGTCACGTACGACTAG
- a CDS encoding sigma 54-interacting transcriptional regulator, with the protein MTTRLGPVELEALVGQGSSATVFRGRTARGALLAVKRVDHEAAWREAELLARLDLAYGPRVVASGEAAAEVLGGAPGGPPARWVALTWAEGRPLGDAVRDWTFSAQELALVVAHGVGRALAELHALGFCHGDVKPDNVVVSGLATRDSPDGRGASLVDYGFAARATEESRGATRHFAAPELLAAMGAGRPALALPEADSYALGVILSELVEGVLPGACPRADACRAWAEALMARLPTARPSPAWVADRASALLGLPREEPRDEDLLRRVARAAIAVSPERARGLGLGMVLDEGIEEPTRTYLSQASERLAAIGVTAEVPPVRALVPLELRRWLVRLVGPHAAQFSLPEGAHEGGLARLLVARARELGDLRALTARDLTFDAPARVHPIEEAPLEGQALLRVLFEPRSREALRGAMRGVEAALARGAALPLVSVVAYAERLVRDGAVGEAFATLRTGPTGEAIEAAKASGEASSRDVAEACVVAAEVARRRGDPDEATGLAKVVEGSHPGGATELRSRARAVRARIAWDRGELDEAAALVEGLRPLDPYVAEVRGLVAYTWVCQGDAGRVLPALSALEAAIAECTDGGLVGRLENVSGMIAHAAGEPERARAAFQRARVHATREGAIVDEASYATGMAAAATDVGDVPTALAEATRAALLWERLGQPGRAARAFLSMSAAYGLVGAVREGEAAAREAVALAASASDSRAEAYALLGLAEVARDASQAADAARRADTLLAGLSPVAEPDLSATARLLVFARETVSPSRMAACDAKALREPSAAAWDYWGARARARPEVVGDGARSAREVLAALVELATLRPNVAVSASGPALAAGRTLARELGDETSARTLDVALREVVGRVKKWCEVRPELVANVPDGHWLTAPAGAIEGTPAAPSELLPAQIAQLEGIVRTLASRERLRPLLEQVLDALVLWTGVERGLLLLRAPNGKLLPRAARNLEKKDLEGDKLRVSTTLARRAFETGEAIVALDAFQTHGDAYASVHALGLRSVLAVPLVARGEVLGVVYLDDRVKRGAFGPRELSWVRLLSTQAAMAISDARDKVLLRRALRREQRAAERARESLGRVSAELTHVRARLGEETHSFSGIVGRAPRLLEVLRVADRVAASDVPVLVLGESGTGKELVARAIHERGPRRDKLFVSENCASVPEPLLESTLFGHVRGAFTGASATRVGLFELAHKGTLFLDEIGEMSPAMQVKLLRVLQDGEVRPLGGERGRKVDVRVLGATHRDLAAMVRAGAFREDLYYRLNVVTLTVPSLRERASDIPELVAYFLAKYGGTRPVTVTRAAMAKLVAYGWPGNVRQLENEIRRALVLADERIDTSELSTEISLGAGQGPEGRTLRDKVDALEAELVREALRVSAGNQSRAAQDLGLSRFGLQKMMKRLGIKVG; encoded by the coding sequence TTGACAACGCGTCTCGGGCCGGTCGAGCTCGAGGCCCTCGTCGGTCAGGGCTCGAGCGCGACGGTCTTCCGAGGTCGCACGGCACGAGGTGCGCTTTTGGCGGTGAAGCGGGTCGACCACGAGGCCGCTTGGCGTGAGGCCGAGCTGCTCGCGCGGCTCGATCTCGCGTACGGCCCGAGGGTGGTCGCCTCCGGAGAGGCCGCGGCGGAGGTCCTCGGGGGGGCTCCGGGAGGGCCTCCGGCCCGATGGGTCGCGCTCACATGGGCAGAGGGCCGACCGCTCGGCGATGCCGTGCGTGACTGGACCTTTTCGGCGCAAGAGCTCGCGCTCGTCGTGGCCCACGGTGTCGGGCGGGCCCTCGCCGAGCTCCACGCGCTCGGGTTCTGCCACGGTGACGTCAAACCCGACAACGTGGTGGTCTCGGGGCTTGCCACACGCGACAGCCCCGACGGGCGCGGCGCGTCGCTGGTCGACTATGGGTTCGCGGCGAGAGCCACCGAAGAGTCGCGCGGCGCGACGAGGCATTTTGCCGCCCCCGAGCTCCTCGCGGCCATGGGCGCCGGCCGTCCCGCGCTCGCCCTCCCCGAAGCGGACTCGTACGCCCTCGGGGTGATCCTGAGCGAGCTGGTCGAGGGTGTTTTGCCCGGGGCCTGCCCTCGCGCCGATGCCTGCCGCGCGTGGGCCGAGGCGCTCATGGCGCGCCTGCCGACGGCGCGTCCTTCGCCTGCGTGGGTCGCCGATCGTGCGAGCGCGCTGCTCGGTCTCCCGCGTGAGGAGCCGCGTGACGAGGACCTTCTCCGTCGCGTGGCGCGGGCCGCGATCGCGGTCTCGCCCGAGCGGGCTCGAGGCCTCGGTCTGGGCATGGTGCTCGACGAGGGCATCGAGGAGCCTACACGTACGTACTTGTCGCAGGCGAGCGAGCGGCTGGCCGCCATCGGCGTCACGGCCGAGGTCCCGCCCGTCCGCGCCCTCGTGCCCCTCGAGCTGCGGCGGTGGCTCGTGCGGCTCGTCGGGCCGCACGCGGCGCAGTTTTCGCTGCCGGAGGGGGCACACGAGGGAGGGCTCGCGCGCCTCCTCGTCGCACGCGCTCGGGAGCTCGGGGACCTGCGTGCTCTCACCGCCCGCGACCTCACCTTCGACGCCCCCGCGCGCGTGCACCCGATCGAGGAGGCCCCGCTCGAGGGCCAAGCGTTGCTCCGTGTCCTCTTCGAGCCGAGGTCGCGTGAGGCGCTGCGTGGCGCGATGCGTGGCGTCGAGGCCGCGCTCGCGCGTGGGGCTGCGCTGCCGCTCGTGTCGGTCGTGGCGTACGCCGAACGTCTCGTGCGGGACGGGGCCGTGGGCGAGGCCTTCGCGACGCTCCGCACGGGGCCCACGGGCGAGGCGATCGAGGCCGCGAAGGCTTCCGGCGAGGCGTCGTCGCGGGACGTCGCCGAGGCGTGCGTGGTCGCGGCCGAAGTGGCGCGAAGGCGCGGAGATCCGGACGAAGCCACGGGGCTCGCGAAGGTCGTCGAGGGCTCGCACCCGGGTGGAGCCACAGAGCTCCGATCGCGTGCGCGCGCGGTTCGGGCCCGGATCGCGTGGGACCGCGGTGAGCTCGACGAGGCCGCGGCGCTCGTCGAAGGGCTCCGTCCGCTCGACCCCTACGTCGCCGAGGTGCGGGGGCTCGTCGCGTACACGTGGGTCTGCCAGGGGGACGCCGGCCGCGTGCTCCCGGCGCTCTCTGCGCTCGAAGCGGCGATCGCGGAGTGCACCGACGGGGGGCTCGTCGGGCGCCTCGAGAACGTGAGCGGAATGATCGCACACGCCGCGGGGGAGCCCGAGCGGGCGCGTGCTGCGTTCCAGCGCGCGCGGGTGCACGCGACCCGCGAGGGGGCCATCGTCGACGAGGCGAGCTACGCCACCGGAATGGCCGCGGCCGCGACGGACGTCGGCGACGTGCCCACGGCCCTCGCGGAGGCCACACGCGCCGCGCTCCTCTGGGAGCGGCTCGGGCAGCCCGGCCGAGCGGCGCGCGCGTTTCTGTCGATGTCGGCCGCGTACGGCCTCGTGGGCGCGGTTCGCGAAGGCGAGGCTGCGGCGCGCGAAGCCGTCGCCCTCGCGGCCTCGGCCTCCGACTCGCGCGCGGAGGCCTATGCGCTCCTCGGGCTCGCGGAGGTCGCGCGCGACGCGAGCCAGGCCGCCGACGCCGCGCGACGCGCCGACACGCTGCTCGCGGGGCTCTCGCCCGTCGCCGAGCCCGACCTGTCGGCGACTGCTCGGCTCCTCGTGTTCGCGCGAGAGACCGTGTCACCCTCCCGCATGGCCGCGTGCGACGCGAAGGCGCTCCGTGAGCCGTCGGCCGCCGCGTGGGACTATTGGGGGGCGCGCGCGCGGGCTCGGCCCGAGGTGGTCGGAGACGGCGCGAGGTCGGCTCGCGAGGTCTTGGCGGCCCTCGTCGAGCTCGCGACGTTGCGGCCGAACGTGGCCGTCAGCGCGTCGGGGCCTGCCCTCGCGGCCGGCCGCACTCTCGCGCGCGAGCTCGGTGACGAGACCTCCGCGCGAACGCTCGACGTGGCGCTCCGTGAGGTCGTAGGACGTGTGAAAAAGTGGTGCGAGGTGCGCCCCGAGCTCGTGGCCAACGTGCCCGACGGGCACTGGCTCACGGCGCCAGCCGGTGCGATCGAGGGCACGCCGGCCGCCCCGTCGGAGCTTCTCCCGGCCCAGATCGCGCAGCTCGAGGGCATCGTGCGGACGCTCGCCTCACGGGAGCGGCTGCGGCCCCTGCTCGAACAGGTGCTCGACGCGCTCGTGCTGTGGACCGGGGTCGAGCGGGGGCTCTTGCTCCTGCGCGCGCCGAACGGAAAGCTCCTCCCGCGCGCGGCTCGGAACCTCGAAAAAAAGGACCTCGAGGGGGACAAGCTCCGCGTCTCGACGACGCTCGCGCGGCGGGCCTTCGAGACCGGGGAGGCCATCGTGGCCCTCGACGCGTTCCAGACCCACGGGGACGCCTACGCGTCGGTGCATGCGCTCGGCCTCCGCAGCGTGCTCGCCGTGCCCCTCGTGGCGCGGGGCGAGGTGCTCGGGGTGGTGTACCTCGACGATCGCGTGAAGCGCGGCGCGTTCGGACCGCGCGAGCTCTCGTGGGTGAGGCTCCTGTCGACGCAGGCCGCGATGGCCATCTCGGACGCACGCGACAAGGTCCTCTTGCGCCGCGCGCTCCGGCGCGAGCAGCGCGCCGCCGAGCGAGCGCGTGAGAGCCTCGGTCGTGTGTCGGCCGAGCTTACCCACGTGCGCGCGCGGCTCGGCGAAGAGACCCACTCGTTCTCGGGGATCGTGGGGCGCGCGCCTCGGCTCCTCGAGGTCCTGCGTGTGGCCGACCGCGTCGCCGCGAGCGACGTCCCCGTGCTCGTGCTGGGCGAGTCCGGTACGGGCAAGGAGCTCGTCGCCCGGGCCATCCACGAGCGCGGACCCCGAAGAGACAAGCTCTTCGTGAGCGAGAACTGCGCGAGCGTGCCCGAGCCTCTCCTCGAGTCGACCCTGTTCGGGCACGTGCGCGGCGCGTTCACGGGAGCGAGCGCGACCCGCGTCGGCCTCTTCGAGCTCGCCCACAAGGGCACGCTCTTCCTCGACGAGATCGGCGAGATGTCGCCGGCGATGCAGGTGAAGCTCCTCCGCGTGCTCCAAGACGGCGAGGTGCGACCTTTGGGGGGGGAGCGCGGCCGCAAGGTCGACGTGCGTGTGCTCGGCGCGACCCACCGCGATCTCGCGGCGATGGTGCGCGCCGGAGCGTTCCGCGAGGACCTCTACTACCGCCTGAACGTGGTCACGCTGACGGTGCCGAGCCTGCGGGAACGCGCGAGCGACATCCCCGAGCTCGTCGCGTATTTCTTGGCGAAGTACGGCGGCACGAGGCCCGTCACGGTCACGCGCGCGGCCATGGCGAAGCTCGTCGCGTACGGGTGGCCCGGCAACGTCCGTCAGCTCGAGAACGAGATCCGGCGGGCCTTGGTCCTGGCCGACGAGCGCATCGACACGAGCGAGCTCTCGACCGAGATCTCCCTCGGCGCGGGGCAGGGGCCCGAGGGGCGTACCCTCCGCGACAAGGTCGACGCCCTCGAGGCCGAGCTCGTCCGCGAGGCGCTCCGCGTGTCGGCCGGAAACCAGTCGCGCGCCGCCCAAGACCTCGGGTTGTCGCGGTTCGGGCTCCAGAAGATGATGAAGCGCCTCGGCATCAAGGTGGGCTAG
- a CDS encoding alpha/beta fold hydrolase, which translates to MPALAPKILYLHGFGSGPMSKKAMAFKDFARDHDASLERLDLRRPSFERLRLSAMIEHTVARIGGPAERVVLVGSSLGGLTACRVAERDARVGALVLLAPAFGLRTLWEARLGREGLSTWETTGALEVDDYVSGTKATVDYGFYLDLAAHDPEVLPDVRVPTLIVHGLRDEVVPVERSRAFARGRPNVRLVEVDDGHELAESLPRVLAEAARHLAPWGLG; encoded by the coding sequence ATGCCCGCCCTCGCACCCAAGATCCTCTATCTCCACGGCTTCGGCTCCGGGCCCATGTCCAAAAAAGCTATGGCTTTCAAAGACTTCGCTCGCGACCACGACGCCTCTCTCGAGCGGCTCGACCTTCGCCGTCCGAGCTTCGAGCGCCTCCGACTTTCCGCCATGATCGAGCACACCGTGGCCCGCATCGGGGGCCCGGCCGAACGGGTGGTCCTCGTCGGCTCGAGCCTCGGTGGGCTCACCGCGTGCCGCGTCGCCGAGCGGGATGCGCGTGTCGGGGCCCTCGTGCTGCTCGCGCCCGCGTTCGGACTGCGTACCTTGTGGGAGGCCCGCCTGGGGCGTGAGGGGCTCTCGACGTGGGAGACCACGGGCGCGCTCGAGGTGGACGACTACGTCTCGGGCACCAAGGCCACGGTCGACTACGGCTTCTACCTCGACCTCGCCGCGCACGATCCTGAGGTCTTGCCCGACGTTCGGGTCCCGACCTTGATCGTCCACGGCCTCCGGGACGAGGTCGTGCCGGTCGAGCGCTCCCGAGCGTTTGCTCGCGGCCGGCCGAACGTGCGCCTCGTGGAGGTCGACGACGGTCACGAGCTCGCCGAGAGCTTGCCGCGCGTGCTCGCCGAGGCCGCGCGTCACCTCGCCCCGTGGGGCCTCGGGTGA
- a CDS encoding FHA domain-containing protein, whose amino-acid sequence MWKLVIEDDEGKRTVVPLSRDEYTLGRREGNTIRLTERNISRDHAKVRRKPGAKETYVLEDAQSYNGVHVNGLRVAEPIELQHGDLIQVGDYRIVFQDDSMTEATAPYVPVSEVEATKKTLPMANAFRGSLLMERPTRLVMLVGPTPGVEFPIETELTTVGRSEECTVSIDHNSVSRVHCEIHALGEGRYEIVDKGSSNGVRVNGADLRRGIIEAGDLIELGDVRFKFVGAGQVFIPGANESQQLTAISDRQVELADRRPKPAKGSVVPYMMLGAVVAALLVGGGYYALARNGNGPPAGGTTGDAIVDYEKGKLDEAVAVCAKGATLPACDEAYGSARGQIREASPIRTSTDYRTFEAKWAEGLIQRAQATADVAAKNALLQRVEATTSLDAAIRAKATALIVHAEKPETPPPPATETAATASAPTGAHATAPTAPVVVVTPPPPETTAHPTVAPPQPTAPTAPPPSVTAAPTAKPSATAKPEKPVSPLEAAIKDANWAQVKSILLPRMSSLGCGDLQTLKTACRETGDACAKAAGQLRVDKGCTH is encoded by the coding sequence ATGTGGAAGCTTGTCATCGAAGACGACGAGGGAAAGCGCACGGTCGTGCCGCTCTCGCGGGACGAGTACACGCTCGGCCGTCGCGAGGGGAACACGATCCGCCTCACCGAGCGCAACATCTCCCGGGATCACGCGAAGGTTCGCCGTAAGCCCGGCGCCAAAGAGACGTACGTCCTCGAGGACGCGCAGAGCTACAACGGCGTCCACGTGAACGGCCTTCGGGTCGCCGAGCCGATCGAGCTCCAGCACGGTGACCTCATCCAGGTGGGCGACTACCGCATCGTCTTCCAAGACGACAGCATGACCGAGGCCACGGCGCCGTACGTGCCCGTGTCCGAGGTCGAGGCCACCAAGAAGACGCTCCCCATGGCGAACGCGTTCCGCGGCTCGCTGCTCATGGAGCGCCCCACGCGGCTCGTCATGCTCGTCGGCCCGACGCCCGGGGTCGAGTTCCCGATCGAGACCGAGCTCACCACGGTAGGCCGCAGCGAAGAGTGCACGGTGTCGATCGACCACAACTCGGTCTCGCGCGTGCACTGCGAGATCCACGCGCTCGGCGAGGGCCGCTACGAGATCGTCGACAAGGGCTCGTCGAACGGAGTGCGCGTGAACGGCGCCGATCTGCGGCGCGGCATCATCGAGGCCGGTGACTTGATCGAGCTCGGCGACGTGCGCTTCAAGTTCGTCGGCGCGGGCCAGGTGTTCATCCCGGGCGCAAACGAGAGCCAGCAGCTCACGGCCATCAGCGATCGTCAGGTCGAGCTCGCCGATCGTCGCCCCAAGCCCGCCAAAGGTAGCGTCGTTCCCTACATGATGCTCGGCGCGGTCGTGGCCGCGCTGCTCGTCGGGGGCGGGTACTACGCGCTCGCGCGAAACGGGAACGGCCCGCCCGCGGGTGGCACCACCGGAGACGCGATCGTCGACTACGAGAAGGGCAAGCTCGACGAGGCCGTGGCCGTGTGCGCCAAGGGGGCGACCCTCCCCGCGTGCGACGAAGCCTACGGGAGCGCGCGCGGGCAGATCCGCGAGGCCTCGCCGATCCGCACCTCGACCGACTACCGCACGTTCGAGGCCAAGTGGGCCGAGGGGCTCATCCAGCGCGCGCAGGCCACGGCCGACGTCGCCGCGAAGAACGCGCTCCTCCAGCGCGTCGAGGCCACGACGTCGCTCGACGCGGCGATCCGCGCGAAGGCCACGGCGCTCATCGTGCACGCCGAAAAACCCGAGACCCCGCCGCCACCGGCCACGGAGACGGCCGCCACGGCGAGCGCACCCACCGGAGCGCACGCGACGGCACCCACGGCTCCTGTCGTGGTGGTCACGCCGCCCCCTCCCGAGACCACCGCCCACCCGACGGTCGCCCCACCGCAGCCCACGGCCCCGACCGCGCCGCCCCCGAGCGTCACCGCCGCCCCCACGGCCAAGCCGTCGGCCACGGCCAAGCCCGAGAAGCCGGTGAGCCCCCTCGAGGCGGCCATCAAGGACGCCAACTGGGCCCAGGTGAAGAGCATCCTGCTTCCGCGCATGAGCTCGCTCGGGTGCGGAGATCTTCAGACGCTCAAGACGGCCTGCCGCGAGACGGGCGACGCTTGCGCCAAGGCGGCGGGTCAGCTCCGCGTCGACAAGGGCTGCACCCACTGA